TGAGATTAAATGCATACAAAACAACCATAATGAATATCATATTCATAAATTAAATAGACTTAGTAAATATTCtaagttacaaaaatataaaattattaaaactaaaatggccaggtgtgatagctcacacctgtaataccaacaacTTTGGGatgacaaggtgggaggatcatttcaaCCCAGGAGTTTCAAACCAGTCTGGGCACCATAGGAAGACCCTgcatacaaaagatacaaaattagccaggcatggtggtgcatgcctgtagtccctgctacttaagaaggctgaggtgggaggctgcttgagcctgagaggtcaaagctgcagtgagccacgatcataccactacaccactgtactccagcctcggcaacagagccagaccctgtctcaaggagaaaaaaaaaggagaagaagaaacaatTTAATCGATATACTCGTGAAACTATTATGTAGAATCCTATCGTGTACATTACATCACATCAGCCCTTTAAGTGGCTTAACAGTTAGGTATGATCCATAAAATTTTCCTGGTGATTAAGCATACCTAAGAACAATTAAGTATAAAAGAGGTACTGCCTTGACAGGAAGattgtaaaaatgtttaaagacaaataaataaaaagagaataaaacctGTAGCTCTGTGATACGCAAATAACATCTAACTGAAGTCACAAGGAACATCTAGCAATCATTCTGAACACCAAAGAATTCACTTAATACATTTTGCCTGAACTCCCCACAGATCTCACTTACCAACACCTCTATGTAGCCAAGAAATTGACAATAGTTTATAAATTACCACCTATGACTCCATCTGCTCTACCCACTTAAAAAAtgtcatgtatttctttattctttattattttttgtagagactggatcttgctatgctgcccaggttggtccagGAACAGACCCACACTGATTTCCTCAATCAGATGACCATACAGCCATCCAATTGATGAACAAAAGCGCTACACAGCGCAGAAGGACAAAGATGGTCTTCTCCATACATGGTTCTGGATCAAGCTGTCAGTCACATCCATGTAGTAAAAAGTGAATCATGGGTGGGTGGGTTGGCTCGAATCCtagccctctgggaggctgaagcgggcagactacttgagcccaagagtttgagaccaacctgggaaaatggtgaatccccatctctacaaaaaaaccaaacttagccaggcatggtggcacatgcctatggtctcaggtactcaggaggctgagtggggaagattgcctgagccaggaagtggaggttgcagtgagctgagattatgccactgccctccagccagggcaatagagTGACAGCCTATCTGGGGCataggggtggggggtggggaagcataaactaaactaaaattgcTATGAGATTAAGTTTTCAAATTCTTAGGTTAGGCATTGATTAACAGGACACAAAACGCAGTCACCGTAAACGAAAAGATTGATCAagtataatttcattaaaattaagaaactcaggctgggtacactggctcatgactgtaatccctacgctttgggaggccaaggcaggtactatcacttgatcccaggaattccagaccagcctatgcaacgtGTTAAAACccaatgtctactaaaaatacaaaaaagagctgAGCATAATGGTGCTCCCTtgtaggtcccagctacttgggggctcaggcaggagaatctcttgagcctagcttgggaggtggaggttacactgagctgtgattgtgccactgcactgcagcctgaaaaacagaatgagatcctgcctcaaaaacaaaagaaaactgaagaatcTCCATTCACATAAAAACACcattaaaagagtgaaaaggcaTGCTACAGTTTGAAAAACCGagaaatgtaatacatataatacatatatatcctaAAAAGGAGACACATCCAGAATAAAGTATTAGGAATTAACAGAAAAACAAGCATATCAATGAAAACAGGATACGAAGATTgaacaggcacttcacaaaagaggacatataaatggcaataaaaatacacaatctcaatgccaggaaaatgcaaaatgaaactaCACTGATATATTACTGCACCTCTACTAGAatggcaaaataattttgaatggaCAAGAATAAGCAAAGATGTGGGGTAACCAGAATATTCCCAGCTAAGCGGTACAACCACTTTGTGAAAATGATCAACAATAACTGATACTAAAGTTTTGTCATTCACATACCTCTAAAACCAACAATGCCACTCCTACATTTATACACCAATCtggaaatgttctatttcttgatacGTAGTGAAATTTACTTAGTGTAAATTCATtacctgtatttcttttcttttcttgagacgggctctcactctgccatccaggcctgagtgcactggcataatcatggctcactgtaatctcaacctcccatctcagcctgccgggtagctaggactacaggcacacaccaccacacacagctgatttttgtcttttcagtagagacggggtttgctacgttgcccaggctggtctggaactcctggggtcaactgatctgctcaccttggtctccggaagtgctgggattacaggtgtgatccacggTCCCGGGACCAcctgtacatttaaaattgtgaGCTTCCTCTGTAGACTTGAGTAACTTTCCCAAGACTTCTTTGACACAAAGGTCTCAGAAATCTTAAAGCTACcgttttagaagagaaaaaacgAGCTTCTGGTTCACAGCTGAAATTTtaccaataaaatttaaaaacaaaagaaagctacTAACGCGTATCAGCTCAGAACAAAGATGAAAACTACCAGCAGATtacttttctttaactttgtcAAGCACTGGGAGTCAAAGAAAAGATAGCACTGCAAGAAAATACTTCCTTTTGAAAGCAGCTTTACCAGCAAAACACAGAAGGAAATGGAGGAAAGCATTCCGGAAGTCTTGCTTAACTCTTCTGTGAGAGGATGCCAACCCAGATGATCTGAGAAGCTCCCAAGGCAGACAGACACAGGGAAACCACAGCAACTCTTTGGAGCGCAAACAGCAGCACCACAATCTAACCTACTGGAAATGCTGCGGGTCATCTGAGGCTTGCCCCGCTAGTCCTGAGGCGATTCAGCGACGGCTACAAACGCTCCCCTAGTGCTTCCTGGATCTGGCACACCTGGCTTGCCCCCCACCAAGCTGGAGACCGCGGCAGGTGCGGAATCCCGGAGGCCAATAAAGACCCCAACTTTGCAAATTTGGGGCTTGAGATCTCCCGCCCCTCAGGTCCCCAGAGGGAACCAATTTCTGGCCTCCAAGGTGGGGCAAAGGGTCAATGTCCTCCACCAGATCGAGGAGGATGTGCCACCGAAGCTGCTCcatccctccacctcctgggatgcCACAGGAAGACTCGCCCACGAGTTTCTTCCCCAGAGCACAGGAGAGCAGGGCTGCGGCCGGCAGTGGCAGGCTAGGAATCCAATGCAGGCAACTTAAGCGCTCGGGGGGCCAGGCGCGCCCGCCCCTCTGGCACAGCAAAAGTTGTGGAGGCCGCCGGCACGCACATCGACCCAGCTGTGCGCCTCTGTTCCCGGACTCACCGCTCTCCCGGCTTGGCGCGGCGCCCTTACCTCGGAAAGGCTGAGTGGACTTCCCCCTAAACCTCGACTTCCTAGTAGACCTACAACTTTCAGTGCAGATCCCGACCGCAGCCCCGCGGCGACACTCACCTCGGAAACGCTGCCTGGACGTCACGGTAAAGCTTCACTTAGCGCGCCGCCGACGCACCGGCCCGCGCCACTGAGCCGCCCGCGCCTACCGCGACGCTGATGCCCGGTCACTGCCGACGCACCGACCGAGCCTCGGACGCCGCTGTCTCCCCACAGACTCTCTGGGCGCCCCCGACGCGCGGTCGCCGCAGACCCTCTGGACGCTGCTGACCGTGACCGCGCCGCCGACGCCACTGAAGCTGTGGCGCCTGGGACTCCGCCGACCCGCTGACCACTCGCGGCCGCCTCCGAGCCTACCGCGCCACCTACACTCCCGACGTGCCGACTGCACCGCTGATTCCACCCGCGCCTGCGACGCCGCCGCAGCGCCTCGGATGTCGCCTTCGCGTGGCAGAGGCCGACCGCGCCGCGAACATCCCCAACATGCCAGAGACGCCCACTATGCAGACCGCGGCGCGTACACCCCCGACGTAGTGACCGTTCCTGGGACGCCACCATCGCGCCGCAGACCTCGCGGACGCCGTCAGCGCCGGGGACCCCACCGCCAAACCGATGACCGCGGCGCGGATGTCCCCGACCAGCATACCGCGCCGCCGATGCCACTGACCTTTTGCGCGGCTGGGAAGCCGCCGAACCGCTAACCGCGCCATGGATGCACCCGACCAGCTTACTGCATCGCCTACATTCTGCACGCGCCGAACGCGCCTCCGACGCACCATAGACGCCGGGATCGCGCCGCTGACGTCACTGACGCGCCGACCACGCTGACGCCATAGAACACCCCCCCCCACGCCACCTGCGCGGATCGCGCCTCCAATGCCGCTGACGCAGTCCAAGCGCGAATCGCGCCACCGACGGCACTGACCTTGTGAGCGGCTGGGAAGCCGCCGAACCGCTAACCCTGCCGTGGATGCACCCGACCAGCTTACTGCACTGCCAACATACCCGACGCGCCGACCGCGCCGCCGATGCATTCCGCGCCTGGGACGCCTCCGACGCACCGTAGACGCCGGGGTCGCGCCACTGACGTCACTGACGCGCGGACCACGCTGACGCCATAGACACCCCTGGACGCCGCTGGCGCGGACCGCGCCTCCATCGCTGCTAACGCCGCCGGAGCGTGAACTGTGCCGATTACGGCGCTGACCCTGTGAGCGGCTGGAAAGCCGCCCAACCGCTGACCGCGCCGTGGGTGCCTCCGATCAGCCTACTGCACCGGCGACATTTCCGAGGCGCCGACCGCGCCGCCAATGCCATCCGCGCCTGGGACTCCGGCCACGCACCATAGACGCCTCGGACTGCCGCTGACACGGTCACCGCCTGGGACACCGCCAATGAAGCTACTGTGCAGGTAAGAGCAAAACCTATCTCTGACTTCCTGTTCCTCTCCCGCTTGTATTCTAAGTCTGAAGCAGGACGCCGTTCCATCATTTTCTGAAAACCGGGGATTCTGCTTTGTAtacaaggacaaaaaccatagcAGCCATTATTTCCATGGTTGTAGTTTAGAAAGTGAGAGACTttagcatttcttctttcttttgtaatagGAACTTTGTGAGGCGAGCTAGTGAGTATTGGTTTCTGTTCACATACTTCTTATTTCCAATTCTTGGTCATACGTAAATACacatttctctctcattctctctggctgtctcTTACTTTTACGGAAGCATTGCCAGGGTCCATGAGGCACAtactattatccctgttttacagaggaAGAGACAGACTTCTGGCACTGCCCAGCCCTCCAGCCGCAGCTGTGgcctcctctgcccctgcccctgcccctgctccaggccctgctccGGCATCTACTTCCACAGCAGAGGACTCCCCGGAGCAGCACTTTACAGGACTACACACCTCGCTGTGTGATGCTATTTCAGGCTCAGTGACCCACTCTCCTCCAGAGAAGCTTCGAGAGTGGCTAGAGACGGCTGGGCCCTGGGGCCAGGCTGCGTGGCAGGACTGCCAGGGTGTGCAGGGACTGCTGGCTAAGCTGCTGTCCCAGCTGCAGTGTTTCGATCGCACCCACCGGTGCCCCTTCCCCCACGTGGTGTGAGCTGGCGCCATCTTCGTGCCCATCCACCTGGTGAAGGAGCGGCTCTTCCCTCGGCTGCCACCTGCTTCTGTGGACCATGTGCTGCAGGAGCATCGTGTGGAGCTGCGGCCCAACACACTGTCGGAGGAGCGGGCACTTCGGGAGCTCGCCCTACCGGGCTGTACCTCACGCATGCTGAAGCTGCTGGCGCTGCGCCAGCTGCCCGACATTTACCCTGACCTTCTCGGCCTGCAGTGGTGTCGGCCTGCAGTGGTCTTCTGCGCCAGGTCTCTTCCCACACTGAACTTATCCCAAATCATACTCCTGAGCCTTCCTCAGTCGCCACCCTCAGTCTTTTCCATGTCATTGAAGGGCACCCCTGTTCACAAAGCTCCTCATGCGTGAGATCTCCTGAGGGTCACAGGTGCCTTTCTGACCGAGCGGTTCTGCAGTCCTCAGCCCTGACGGCACAAAAGTGCCCATAGGCTGCGTCGTTTTGTGGTCTGTTTTTCCTCTACTCGTCGTCTTGTGTCTACTATTCTCCagcttgtttttttaatgtcctgGAGGATCACACAACTGCCGAAGTGTCCCGTGGTATGTATGATCACACTTCTTCAGCTAGGGATCTGATGATGGGACCGACGGGATTCCGCCATTGTCCCTCCTGCGTCAGTACACCTGGCATCACGGCCTGAGGCCCCCTCTAGTTCTACTCTCCCTGTGGCCTCCACCGCCACCCTCTTCCATCCGCCTCTTCCTGTAGAAACTGTTCCTCCTAGTTCCATCCCCATAGCAGCAGCCTTGCTCTGGCCCTTACCTGGTCAGGATGGAGAAGGGCCTGAGGCAGTGAGATGTAGATGCTGATCAGCAGCCTGGCTGACTAGCATCCCTGAACCCTGAACATTTACAGAATTGGAGCAGATGCCTTACTGGGATGCAAAAGAAATCCAGGCTCAGGCGTTCTGTTACCACTGAGTGTGAGGGTCAGGCATCACTCAGGGCTGGGCTGCCCAGCTCAGTCCTCTTCCCCATACAGTTGGGCTGTCTGGGGTCCAAAGAGGGTCAGGTCCTTGTCTTCTGGGCTGCCTGGTGGGCAGTGGAGTCTGGCCGCCACACAGTCCCCGCCTGCTCCGAGTGGAGCTTGCAAGAGTCGGGGGCCTGGGAAGGAAGTGACTGGGACCAGGCTTCCTGCCTCTGGCTGAATAGTGTTGCCCCTGTTCTCACTCCCTCCCCCCATCCTTGGGGGCTCCTTTCTGTGTGTGCCCCTAGACAGTGATTCCGGCCTGCCTTTCTTCCAGGTTCCTGCGCTCCCCAGCATGGCTTTTAGGGCAGTCCGTGCCTGGGCCTGGGCTTGGGTTCTGGCTCTGGAGCTGGCATAAAGATGATGGCGGTCTTATGTATGGCAGGGCCCTCTGTTCCCATGCCTTAGTTTTCCCATCTGGACAGTGGGTATTGGGCCACGACAATGGTTCCTGAACTGCTGAGCCCCTTTCCTCTCATCTTTGTACCCAAACAGCCTCTCCTGAGCAGTGCCTGCATCAGATAGAGCTCTGGGGTCACCTGCGGAGAAGCCCATCTTTTTGGCTTGGATGGTCTGGCCAGTAGGCACATGTGGGGAAGAGGTGTGATGCCAGCCTGATGTGGGGCAGAGCAGAAGCACTGTATGGGGGGGCtctggaggccaggaggtggGACCTGAGGGTACGGGGTCTGCAACCTGACTATGTGTTCATTTTGCAGGTGACTTTGACACTGAGGCTGGAGCTGTGTCCCCCTCAGAGCCCACTGTGGCCAGATATGAGCCAGAGAAACTTGCCCTGGCTCGGAAGTCACCGGCCCCCAAGGTCAGGAAGCCAGGGAGGAAGCCACCAAGGCCTGGCCCAGAGAAAGCAGAGGCAGCTGCTGGGAAAGAGTCCTGTGGTGCCTCCGCTACCCCTGCTGCCAGCACCAGCCCACCTGGCCGCAGGCTGAAGGCCGGTTTCCGCAGTCTGCTGGAGACCACCTGGCTCAATGGGCTGGCCCTGCCTACCTGGGGCCACAAGGCCTCAAGACCAGACCGGCCTTCGCCCCACCCACAGCTGCTGGACAGCCAGAACCCTCACCTGTAGCGCTGGTTGCTGGTGCCGTGTGTACGGCGGTCACTCTCCAGCCTTCCTTCTGCCTGCCCAGCTGCCTGGGCCAGGAGGGGATGCTGGGGCCATGGCTGCTCTCCTGGATGGGGTCCAGCTCTGACCCTGGGGCCCACCCAGGGTGGGCTGAGAGCCCCTGAGCTTTTCATATGAGGGTCTTTATTGGAAGGACTCCTTCCCGTTTCTCCCTAGAGAACACACACATGGGCTCTGGAGCCCAACAGGCCTGGGCTTGAAACCCGGCTCGTGTTCTTGCTGCGTGACCTGGGCAAGACACGTCACACAGCAGAGGGCTCTGTTGAGCCCTCATTCCCCACGTGGAAAATGGGACAACGCCacttacctcacagggttgtcGTGGGGATACTGCCTGACACGTACTCCGTCACGGGTTGGTCTCTGCTTCCTCCCTGGGATGGTGGAGAATCGGAGCCAGAGAACCTTCCTATAGAAAGTCTTCGTGTGTTCTAGGACGTGGCTGTCGAAGAGTGGTGCCTTATGCAGTGGATGTGACTCACACCTTTAGGATTCACCCCCAGCACCTGGGGTTGGGTTGGccccagccctccagcctggagctCCCTGAGGGAGCCTGCACTGCCCACTCCCAATCCCCAGTGATGGTGCAGGGATGCAGCCTGGAGCTGGTGTCCTTGTTCTGGGGCTACCACTGCCACCCCAGGAGGCCCCAGGCCTGTCCTGAATCGATGTCAGTGCTTCCCTGAactgcctcccccaccccaggcaTTCTCCCAGGAAACTTGCATTTTCTAGGAGCGAAGCAGCTGCTGGGGTTCGGGGACTGGTGCAGGCAGGCTGAATGGCAGCTCAGGCTCAGAAGGCCTCTGATCGTCTGGACTGAGGACCCTGCTGCTCCCCAAGCCAGAACCCATCAGCCAGGCCCACTGGCAGCCACCTGCCTTCGGAGGGCTGAGTTGAGCCAGAGGCTGGTGAGCTCTGGATCTTATTTAAGGGATGTTGATGAGCCTCTGGGCCTTCGAGGCAGCCATTAAAGCACCTGGCTTGTGTTCGGAAGTGGGGCCTGGCTGTGTGTGGGGTGGTGGCTTTCATGTTCGTCACTGTGTACCTACCCCTTGCTCTCAGGCTGCTCTCCCTGCTCCCAGTCCAGAAGGTGCTGAGCACCTGCTCCAGCAAGTGGCCAGCTCTGGCTCTGTGGGCCCCTCTCCCATGCATACTTGCTCCGGGAAAGCCCTCCCTCCTGGGACCCCATGGGTCCTGGTGGTGGTGGGTCGGTGGCTTACTGCCTGTTGAGAAATGCTGGTCACTAGACCCCAGCACATGCCCCTCTCCCAGGGCCAAGCATGCCCTTCACCGTCTGTgtggaactcccaacctccccATTGCTGGTGACCATGCGGCCCACTGTCATCAGCTTGGGTGAGTGGTGGGTGGTTTCCTGGGCCCACCCTCAAAGAGACCCTACCCCAGCTGGGCTCGATTTCCTCAAAGGCTTGTCCTCAGGGCAGCTAAGGTAGCTTCCTGGGCCGGTCTTCCCCCTCCACCTGGGCCTGGGGCCAGTCCATTGGGTCATTGTTAGACTTGTGTGGCATCCTGGTGGTGGGGCCCAGCTGCGCCATCCCTCCTGTAGCAGCCTGGCCTGACACTAGGCTGGGATTTGGAGTGGTAGCTGCCATTGTCCCCTTATACTGTTCATACTGGCCTAGGAAGAGTCCTGGGCTGTGGAGGGGACAGGTAAGCACAACACATTGGCCACTGCAGTGTCAACCTGGGGGAGGGTCCTTGGGACCCAGAAGAGGTTTCTAAACTGGACCTTGAAGACAATTAGGAAGTCATGTGCAAAGTGGGGTCTGGGTGGACAGAACCGTGCATGCAGAGTCTTGATGAGTTTGCTGCAGGGAAATCCCCAGGCGGGGCTGAGAAGCCTGGCTAGAAATCGAGCAACCCGTAAACTCAGTCCCACAACCTGAGGAATGGGGGCGTGAGCCACGAGGGATCATGTGAGGCTACCCCTACAGGGATGGAAGAAATGCAGTGGAGGTGGAGTTTCTGAATCTGGGGctcccccaggccctgggccGACATGGGTGCCTCATCAGCTCTGTCAGTCTGTCTCATGGCCAGCGCATGACTGGAGTAggtgctttctttttccttagatccttcctcttccctccgccttctcctccctcctctccctccctctcttgctgCACACCTGTGGCCCTGCTGCTTGCCTGACACACATCACCTATATTTTGGccactgtcttttatttttgcgacggagtttcgctcttgttacccaggctggagtgcaatggcgcgatctcggctcaccgcaacctctgcctcctgggttcagacaattctgcctcagcctcctgagtagctggtattacaggcacgtgccaccgtgcccagctaatttttgtatttttagtagagacggggtttcaccatgttgaccaggatggtctcgatctcttgacctcgtgatctgcccgcctcagcctcccaaagtgctgggattacaggcttgagccactgcgcccggccatggcCACTGTCTTGAATGGAGGAGCAACCTCCCTTGAGGGAGTGTGTCCTGGGCTGTCCACCTCCTACTGACGGGACATAAGGTCACTCCCACACCCCTAAGAGTTCTCTGTGAGCTCAGTGGAGCCCTCACCTCTCCCACAGAGACTCCTGAGAGTCCCAGGTGGCCTGTCTACTGGCTGGGTCCCAGGTGGCAGCCTCAAGAAGTCTCCAGGGCAAAGGGTATTGCATGGGCTGAGGACCAGGAGAGGGACTCCTGGGGTTGAGGGTGGGGACCCAGCAGGCCCCAAGGAGCGTGTGGGGAAGACGAGACCAAAGTCAGCACTTAATTAACCCAGAGTGTcccctgggtgggggtggggagggaccaCACCCCAAATCTCTACAACTCTTCTCACAGCATTGCCGTGGAGTGAGAACGGGGCTTTCACCGTCATAGGGGGCTCTGTCCACCAAGGCCCCTGACTGCCGGGGAGCCCACACCCACAGTGCCCTTCTTTCTGAATGCTGGCCCTTCCACAGCCTGGATCCTTGAGCCTGGGCAGAGGGATAACGACCCCTGGACTGTCTTCACAAGCAAAGAGGCTACTTGTCACCAGGCCCTGACTCTTCGGGCTGAGCTCAGCAGCAGGCCTCTCTCTCACCAAGACCCCCTGGACAGAAGGGGCTCAGCCCTGAggacccagcactccccacactTGCATGTCCCTGCTGGGCATCCACCCTGGGGACCCACTttccccctgcccccagctgCTGGCAGCCCCATCTTGACTTGTCTGTGATCCCTGAGGCCACACCAGGAAGCAGCCTGCAGCTGGGAGGCACACCTGCTGtttctgcatctttttttctGGAGCTTATGTGGGTGGGAGGGGCTACAGACACCAGGGATCCTGCAGGCCACGCCTCCCACTCCCTGGCTGAATGAGCTTTCTTCTCAGGGGTCTGACTGGAAGGCTGGGACCGACCTGTCACAGAGGCAGGTCTGAGTAGTCCAGGCCCGTTCCTACTCTCCATCAGGGCCCCTTCTGTTCATTTGTGCAGCTGCCTTTGCCCAAAGCACCAGTGAAGTCTGCGCGGACTGTCCTTTGTTTCCAAGGGGAGTGTGGCTCCAGTCCTGGCCTGGAACTCAGATGCCTTAGAATTAGAGGCCACATCTGGCAGGGTGGAGTAGCGTGGCCTGCCCATGGCCAGGGCAGGTACCACGTTGGCAGCCCCAGACCTGACACCACGGCTCCCGTGTCCCCTCTCCACTTCCGTCCAGCACATCACTTACACTACGTCTGCCCCTGATGAATCCGGACTGTCAGCTTCCGCAGCTTAGCCTGGAAGTCCCACTGACCCTAAGGAGAACGGTGCCTCCTGAGCTGGGGGCTACGTGGGAAtgggcctggggtggggtgggggaggtcaGGGTGAGACAGGTGTCCAGCACCTCTCTGtttatcttcccttctcttttgccCACAAAAGAGGCATCTTCTCCATATCCCTCTGCCACCCCGAGGACATAAAATATTTCCCCCGTTATGTCTTCCCTTGGACACGGCCCACCTGCCTTCCTGTGGGACTCAGGGCTTTGTTTTGTCCTGtggcccacatgagaagcaattATCCCTACTCTGCTCAGCTGAGAGAGTTAAACTGAGGCAGAGCAGGGGAACAACTCTGTCGTAGTCTGGATGTTAACAGCAGAGGCAAGAGCAGCCTTTCCTCGAGTGGTCGGGTCCGGTGGACACCAAGCGTGGAGGCTGTATCAGTCGGTTTTGCGTTGCTCcagaggaatacctgagactagatcattcatttctctttttcaagGTTTGGTAGGGCCACTAGGCTGAGGGTTGGAGCCCCGTCTCCTAGTCCCAGCCTGGGTCTCCATCACTGGCTGGCCGGCTCTGCTTGCTGTGTTCTCTCCACACCTGCCTCCTGCAGCCCAGGGGTCAGTCTGGGTGCAGACCTGGGAAAGGTCCAGGAGCAGATTCTGCCCCCCAGCTCTTATCTCCTGTGCACCAAGGCAGCCAAAATACAGCAGCAGAACCAGGAGCGCTGGCTTGTCCCAgtatcccagtgttttgggaggctgaggtggaaacatcacttgagagcagcctggacaacatagcaagaccctgtctctacagataataaaattgggcatggtggcatgcacctgtagtcccagctactcaggaggctgaggtgggaggactgcatgaacccaggaggtcaaggctgcagtgagctatgactgcaccactgcactccagcccgggcaacagagcaagaccctgtctctaaaacaagaaacaaagtgcATTGTGTGTGGAATCCAGCTTCTGGCGTGTGGACCTGACCTCACTCGGTCCCATCAGTGAGTGGGAGGCTGCCTGCTGTCTCCCAGAACATTCCCACCACTAcacctgtgtttctcctgtgttcCCTGGCAGGCTTTGTGAGGGGGCCTGTTACCTACCCTCTGGCTTCCCTAAGGCACAGCTCAAACCTTTCTTGCCACTGAGAACCTTCTCGTGAAGAGTCTTACCCTCACCCACAGGCCTCCTCATTTCAGAGCTTTTGGTGGGGTGAGTACCAGGATTGACTCACTGCTACCAGCTGGGAGGAATTGTCCCTAGGGTTGGGTCTCTGGATGGCATGTGAGGATCTAGACGAGGACCCAGATGCCTGTAACCTGAAGGGCAAGGGCCTCGGCTGCCAGGGCTTCACACAGCCCCTCGTCCAGCCTGACCTTCTGGGACAGGCCAGACCCCTCCATCCTTTGGTCTTGGTCCCTACTGGGAACCCTGGTTTCCCTGGATTACCCACTTTGACTCCAAAGGTAATAATGCCGA
Above is a window of Callithrix jacchus isolate 240 chromosome 8, calJac240_pri, whole genome shotgun sequence DNA encoding:
- the LOC144577317 gene encoding uncharacterized protein C15orf39-like, which gives rise to MWGRGDFDTEAGAVSPSEPTVARYEPEKLALARKSPAPKVRKPGRKPPRPGPEKAEAAAGKESCGASATPAASTSPPGRRLKAGFRSLLETTWLNGLALPTWGHKASRPDRPSPHPQLLDSQNPHL